The following proteins are co-located in the Silene latifolia isolate original U9 population chromosome 1, ASM4854445v1, whole genome shotgun sequence genome:
- the LOC141647823 gene encoding protein FAR-RED IMPAIRED RESPONSE 1-like has protein sequence MFNKRQRWIPAYYRDIPLGCLLRTTQRSESMNSFFKRFENPRGTLVEFWLRFQSAMDQQRYTQKSLDRDSDLCLPVTKTMLHLEIHASTVYTHALFYEFQKQCVSSLNSCSAGDSSRDSTTRFLDVEDAILRTTYIVAFNPTTFDAKCSCKMFERKGYICKHIIWILSDFFTCGC, from the exons ATGTTTAACAAGAGGCAACGTTGGATTCCGGCTTATTATCGTGACATTCCTCTTGGTTGTCTTCTCAGAACAACCCAACGTTCTGAGAGCATGAACAGCTTCTTCAAGCGGTTCGAGAATCCTCGCGGCACACTTGTGGAATTTTGGTTGCGCTTCCAAAGTGCTATGGATCAGCAAAGATACACCCAAAAGTCCCTTGATAGAGACAGTGATCTCTGTCTACCTGTAACCAAAACCATGCTTCATCTTGAGATTCATGCATCCACTGTGTACACACACGCACTCTTTTATGAATTCCAAAAGCAGTGTGTCTCTTCTTTGAATTCATGTAGCGCTGGAGATTCTTCAAGGGATTCCACTACAAGGTTTCTTGATGTTGAAGATGCAATATTGCGTACTACGTACATCGTAGCATTTAATCCCACAACTTTtgatgcaaaatgttcatgtaaGATGTTTGAGAGGAAGGGATACATCTGCAAACACATTATTTGGATTTTATCAG ACTTCTTCACTTGTGGATGTTGA